In Ruania zhangjianzhongii, the following proteins share a genomic window:
- a CDS encoding AEC family transporter: MTAVLTALGTMTLIALAGWLLATTRVLGPEAPKVLARVVFTLSTPSLLITTIGSANLELLLTPAALSTWVSTLIVAAIAVVIFAFLLRTDRSVTTIGALSASYLNAGNLGIPVAVYVLGDALAVVPTMLLQLLVLAPVAFAVGDARPGRRRRDAVLRALRSPLTVAALLGLALALVPWQLPTVLWEPLHALAATAAPLALLTLGMSMVRSAPPPGAPKPALDRRHWAGVLVATAMRTLVHPALTYLVADLVGVPPEARFAVVLMAALPTAQNVLVYAMQFDAGQRLARDAQVITTFASLPLMVAVVALLH; this comes from the coding sequence ATGACGGCTGTGCTGACTGCGCTGGGCACGATGACGCTCATCGCGTTGGCCGGCTGGCTGCTCGCGACCACGAGGGTGCTCGGCCCGGAGGCGCCCAAGGTGCTCGCCCGGGTGGTGTTCACCCTGTCCACCCCGAGCCTGCTGATCACCACGATCGGCTCCGCGAACCTGGAGCTGCTGCTCACTCCTGCGGCCCTGAGCACCTGGGTGAGCACACTGATCGTGGCCGCGATCGCCGTCGTGATCTTTGCGTTCCTGCTGCGCACGGACCGGTCGGTGACCACGATCGGGGCCCTCTCGGCGAGCTATCTCAATGCCGGCAACCTGGGTATCCCGGTGGCCGTGTACGTGCTCGGCGACGCGCTCGCCGTGGTGCCCACGATGCTGCTGCAGCTGCTCGTGCTCGCCCCGGTGGCTTTCGCCGTCGGGGACGCCCGCCCCGGGCGGCGACGCCGGGATGCCGTGCTCCGTGCGCTGCGCAGCCCGCTGACCGTCGCCGCGCTGCTCGGTCTGGCGCTGGCACTGGTTCCGTGGCAGTTGCCGACGGTGCTGTGGGAGCCGCTGCACGCACTTGCCGCCACTGCCGCTCCGCTCGCGCTGCTCACCCTGGGCATGTCCATGGTGCGCTCAGCACCGCCTCCGGGTGCCCCGAAGCCGGCTCTGGACCGGCGGCACTGGGCGGGGGTGCTGGTCGCCACCGCGATGCGCACGCTGGTGCACCCGGCGCTGACCTACCTGGTGGCGGACCTGGTGGGCGTACCGCCCGAGGCGAGGTTCGCCGTCGTGCTGATGGCCGCGCTACCGACCGCACAGAACGTGCTGGTCTACGCGATGCAGTTCGACGCCGGGCAACGCCTGGCCCGGGACGCTCAGGTGATCACCACGTTCGCCTCGCTGCCACTGATGGTGGCGGTGGTGGCGCTGCTGCACTGA
- a CDS encoding carbohydrate ABC transporter permease, which produces MAARSETTITYRPDRLRKPTSGRRVFSVVNSAVLIAFALVCLLPFLHVIGSSLANPGELATRAFVIIPREFTLDAYRYVLSTPTIFRAMGVSMFVTVVGTFLSLLVTSLMAYALGKRYLRGRRVINFLVVFTMLFSGGMIPLFIVVNGLGLLDSVWSLILPFTVNAFNFVIMRSFFQSIPDSLEEAARIDGCSEFGVFVRIVLPLSVASIATIGLFYAVAYWNTYMWAILFINDSTLWPIQVLLRQIVIVASGLNADASVVDVVPPAQSVKMAVIAVATLPMLIVYPFIQRYFVKGALIGSVKG; this is translated from the coding sequence ATGGCCGCCAGGTCCGAGACCACCATCACCTACCGCCCGGACCGGCTCCGCAAGCCGACCTCCGGGCGACGGGTCTTCTCCGTGGTGAACAGTGCCGTGCTGATCGCGTTCGCGCTGGTCTGTCTGCTGCCGTTCCTGCACGTGATCGGTAGCTCGCTGGCCAACCCCGGTGAACTGGCTACCCGCGCGTTCGTGATCATCCCGCGCGAGTTCACCTTGGACGCCTATCGCTACGTCCTGTCCACTCCGACGATCTTCCGGGCCATGGGGGTGTCGATGTTCGTCACCGTGGTGGGCACGTTCCTCAGCCTGCTGGTCACCTCGCTGATGGCCTACGCGTTGGGCAAGCGATACCTGCGCGGCCGCCGGGTGATCAACTTCCTGGTGGTCTTCACGATGCTGTTCAGCGGCGGCATGATCCCGCTGTTCATCGTGGTCAACGGGCTGGGTCTGCTGGACTCGGTGTGGTCGCTGATCCTGCCGTTCACGGTGAATGCCTTCAACTTCGTGATCATGCGCAGCTTCTTCCAGAGCATCCCGGACAGCCTGGAAGAGGCGGCGCGGATCGACGGTTGCTCCGAGTTCGGGGTGTTCGTCCGGATCGTGCTGCCCCTCTCGGTCGCCTCGATCGCTACCATCGGGCTCTTCTACGCCGTGGCGTACTGGAACACCTACATGTGGGCGATCCTGTTCATCAACGACTCCACGCTCTGGCCGATCCAGGTGCTGCTGCGCCAGATCGTGATCGTGGCCAGCGGGCTGAATGCCGACGCCTCGGTGGTGGACGTGGTCCCGCCCGCGCAATCGGTGAAGATGGCGGTGATCGCCGTGGCCACGTTGCCGATGCTGATCGTCTACCCGTTCATCCAGCGCTACTTCGTCAAGGGCGCGCTGATCGGCTCGGTGAAGGGCTGA
- a CDS encoding DUF4064 domain-containing protein, producing MSARAEQRRRPQDEAVPPPAPSIRRTAELWLTGIGAVLATLFLGGFALVVNRLDEAAFADVVRPVLLGGAEDLSSAEAFEAGRTLGAWFGFTLLLVLALAAVAVLLTRSRPWRRAPGWWLLAAGAVCLLGSQLIAYPIAFFFFLGAGLFAARPVRDGSS from the coding sequence ATGAGCGCCAGGGCTGAGCAGCGGCGCCGGCCGCAGGACGAGGCTGTACCCCCACCCGCGCCCTCGATCCGCCGAACCGCCGAACTGTGGCTGACGGGTATCGGGGCGGTGCTGGCCACGCTGTTCCTCGGCGGCTTCGCCCTGGTGGTGAACCGGCTCGACGAGGCTGCGTTCGCCGACGTGGTCCGTCCGGTGCTGCTGGGTGGGGCGGAGGACCTCTCGTCGGCCGAGGCGTTCGAGGCGGGTCGCACGCTCGGCGCCTGGTTCGGCTTCACCCTGCTGCTCGTGCTCGCCCTGGCTGCTGTGGCCGTGCTGCTCACCCGCAGCCGGCCCTGGCGGAGGGCGCCGGGCTGGTGGCTGCTCGCCGCCGGTGCAGTGTGCCTGCTGGGCAGCCAGCTGATCGCCTACCCGATCGCGTTCTTCTTCTTCCTCGGCGCCGGCCTGTTCGCTGCGCGCCCAGTCCGGGACGGGAGCTCCTGA